The following are encoded in a window of Candidatus Babeliales bacterium genomic DNA:
- a CDS encoding leucine-rich repeat domain-containing protein, whose amino-acid sequence MLKKLVLVLVMSSCGLLQGAAQKTVCVNDFFNRRVHPMIFTNAKAANTLMITCKDITDPAGLEKFKNYFAKYNMPVIKINLTQNKLHSLPDCLVGWPELRYIDVSHNQFAIVPNVLSSCAELRELNISYNKIKSFVIPYKSGERSEIDSKDFWQEDGFPVLSELNLAHNRLAVMPENIHVLEQLVKLDVSFNRLTYLPESIGDMPSLQELYLHGGGTGKVPDNTITSLPASFEKLKKLRVLMIGGLNLDEESMKLLGRMQDAQPYLEVVRKREAIKTPAKLYHNMADLVRGSAY is encoded by the coding sequence ATGCTAAAAAAATTAGTTTTGGTGCTCGTAATGAGTTCTTGTGGTTTGTTGCAGGGAGCTGCGCAAAAAACAGTATGCGTGAATGATTTTTTTAATAGGCGTGTGCATCCAATGATTTTTACTAACGCAAAGGCTGCCAATACGCTTATGATTACGTGTAAAGATATTACTGATCCAGCAGGACTTGAAAAATTTAAGAACTATTTTGCAAAGTATAATATGCCGGTTATTAAAATTAATCTTACGCAAAATAAATTACATTCGCTCCCAGATTGTCTGGTTGGCTGGCCTGAGTTGAGATATATCGATGTATCGCATAATCAATTTGCCATTGTACCTAATGTTTTGAGTAGTTGTGCAGAATTACGTGAACTTAATATTTCGTACAACAAGATAAAAAGTTTTGTGATTCCGTACAAGTCTGGGGAACGGAGTGAAATTGATTCAAAAGATTTTTGGCAAGAAGATGGTTTCCCTGTGCTTAGTGAGCTTAACTTAGCGCACAATCGGCTTGCTGTCATGCCTGAAAATATACACGTTCTTGAGCAGTTGGTTAAACTTGATGTGAGCTTTAACAGGCTTACGTATTTGCCTGAAAGTATTGGTGATATGCCCTCGTTGCAAGAACTTTATCTGCACGGTGGTGGTACAGGAAAGGTTCCAGACAATACCATTACCTCGTTGCCAGCAAGCTTTGAAAAGCTGAAAAAATTGCGTGTGTTAATGATTGGTGGGCTCAATTTGGACGAAGAAAGTATGAAGCTTTTGGGGCGTATGCAAGATGCTCAGCCTTACTTAGAAGTTGTGCGTAAACGTGAAGCCATAAAAACACCAGCAAAGCTTTATCATAATATGGCAGATCTTGTGCGAGGGAGTGCGTACTAA